CATGAAGGACCACTTGCATCTGCAATGTGGGCTGTACATAGGGTTCGGCAATTTGGTTGGGGTTGGCGCCGCGCCCCAGTAACAGAAACAAGAGTGCTCCGTTGATGTAGGCACGGTTGATTTTGCCGCTGATGTGGATGTTCTCTGGGTGCAGAGACACGGGGTGGCGCTGCCCGATCTGGTAATAGCCCTGGAGATCAGTATTCACGTGCACTTCCACGCCTGTCACCCGCCCAACTACAGCCAGGTCGTACATAGCTTGTGCGATCAAGGCGTCCGTGTCGGCATTTTCTGTCTGAGTGCCGTTGGACATGAAGAGCAGGGTACCGTTCGCTCCGGTATAGACATTTGTCATTGCCATGGCGTCTCCTTACTCCAAAAACATGGTTACTTTAATGAAGTCGATGCTGAACACAGGCTGTAAAGTCATGGTGACCCGTGCAATTCCCTGGATCTGTTCGTCACGAGTTGCAGTCACAGTCAGTTCATAACCGATAAGCATCTCGTCGTTGACCATTTGCACCAAGAAAGCATTGATGCTGGCACGCAAGGCCCCTCGTACTCGTTCATTGTTGAGCAGGCCGATAAAAGGATCTGCGGCCGACCGCACGCCGAACTTGGCGTAATCCACGATGCGGCGGGTGGTGACTTGTGAGAAGGCTGACCCGGTGGTGGTGGTGATTCCCTTCAGGACGCGGAAACCGTTATGCTTCTCGATGGTAAACACCCGTGCCTCGACCAACTGCTCCAACTCCGCATTGGTGTAGTAGTGCTGAAGGTCATCCACGGAAAGAGGTTTGTTCGTGGGACTGACGTGAGCGGGCAGGCCGGCGAGCATTCCGGCCACCGCTGCTGCTGTATAGGCGCCGGGCAGGATCACTGGTTTCTTAATCGCAGCGTCAGTGGTCTTGATGCCGGGAGCAACGAAGATCATCCGGTCGCTGTCTATGTTGTGGCCGCGGAGATCATCCAGGGTGGCGCCGAACCGGCTGCCGATCACCCCGATACGATCGCGCTTTATGGAGTCAGTGGAAGCGGTCTGGCAGTGCTGGTCGAGTTTTGCCCAGAAGCTGTCATCCTGTCCGGCAGCTACGATAATGTGGGCCTCTTCGTTGAGCAGGGCATCCAGGCCGCTCTTGTAGTCTTCATCTGATGCGTCTTCGCCGTTGAGGCCGCCCTTGAAGCCGGCCGGCGGGTCTACGGTGGAGGGCTTTTCGTCTTTGTGGGCCAGTTCCGTTGCTTTGACCCAGGCCGACGCGGGATCCTGATTCGGATCGTT
This region of Terriglobia bacterium genomic DNA includes:
- a CDS encoding DUF2586 family protein, encoding MGNMILPGTYIEVRAEGLIRPGPITVGNVGVVGTAAKGKVGVAIPLSSFSDAQQKFGAYDAWVDGHGDELTLVRALEQAFNHGATTVFAVRVASAANATASYTVQSASGDCVRLDAQSPGEWGNELTIKIEAADDTAFVSGERPQPPLPLKLKHPPLASARNRATLHIDATNTTRALKIVTGVPAAGEVQLDADGTMHFGDAILPADTVTASYLVDKANAVKVTIQLGSAKKVFTVVDGSDLVQDINDPNQDPASAWVKATELAHKDEKPSTVDPPAGFKGGLNGEDASDEDYKSGLDALLNEEAHIIVAAGQDDSFWAKLDQHCQTASTDSIKRDRIGVIGSRFGATLDDLRGHNIDSDRMIFVAPGIKTTDAAIKKPVILPGAYTAAAVAGMLAGLPAHVSPTNKPLSVDDLQHYYTNAELEQLVEARVFTIEKHNGFRVLKGITTTTGSAFSQVTTRRIVDYAKFGVRSAADPFIGLLNNERVRGALRASINAFLVQMVNDEMLIGYELTVTATRDEQIQGIARVTMTLQPVFSIDFIKVTMFLE